A region from the Natronocella acetinitrilica genome encodes:
- the tgt gene encoding tRNA guanosine(34) transglycosylase Tgt yields MTFQVSATDGSARRGQLRFARGTIETPAFMPVGTYGTVKAMTPEELESLGAEIILGNTFHLWLRPGTEVIASHGDLHGFMHWERPILTDSGGFQVFSLGKLRKIEEAGVTFRSPVDGSRVFMGPEESMAVQRALGSDIVMIFDECTPYPATEAEARQSMELSLRWAERSRRAHGDNPSALFGIVQGGVYPQLRTASLNGLTDIGFDGYAIGGLAVGEPEHERNAMLEHLSGRLPAERPRYLMGVGRPQDLVEGVLRGVDMFDCVMPTRNARNSFLFTRQGTLRLRNSRFRNDTRPIEEDCACYTCRHYSRAYLKHLDKCNEILGARLATIHNLFFYQRLMRELREAIAGGRLRGYAEDFYARLALGVD; encoded by the coding sequence ATGACGTTTCAGGTTTCCGCCACCGACGGTTCCGCCCGGCGCGGACAACTGCGTTTCGCCCGGGGGACCATTGAAACACCGGCCTTCATGCCTGTGGGTACCTACGGCACCGTCAAGGCCATGACGCCGGAAGAGCTCGAATCCCTGGGCGCGGAGATCATTCTCGGCAATACCTTTCATCTCTGGCTCCGGCCGGGGACTGAAGTCATCGCCAGTCACGGTGACCTGCATGGCTTCATGCACTGGGAGCGCCCGATCCTTACGGATTCCGGCGGATTTCAGGTCTTCAGTCTGGGAAAGCTGCGCAAGATCGAAGAGGCGGGCGTGACCTTTCGCTCTCCAGTGGACGGATCCCGCGTCTTCATGGGGCCGGAGGAGTCCATGGCAGTGCAGCGGGCCCTGGGCTCCGACATTGTCATGATCTTCGATGAGTGCACGCCCTATCCGGCCACCGAGGCCGAGGCGCGCCAGTCCATGGAGCTTTCCCTGCGCTGGGCCGAGCGCAGTCGGCGTGCTCACGGTGACAATCCGTCTGCATTGTTCGGCATCGTCCAGGGTGGTGTTTACCCGCAGCTGCGCACCGCGTCGCTGAATGGGCTCACGGACATCGGCTTTGACGGATACGCTATTGGCGGGCTTGCCGTTGGCGAGCCGGAGCATGAGCGAAACGCCATGCTGGAGCACCTGTCCGGCCGCCTGCCGGCCGAGCGCCCACGTTACCTGATGGGGGTGGGGCGCCCGCAGGACCTGGTGGAGGGAGTATTGCGAGGTGTCGACATGTTTGACTGTGTCATGCCGACGCGCAATGCACGCAACAGCTTTCTATTCACACGGCAGGGAACGTTACGGCTGCGAAACAGTCGATTCCGGAATGACACCCGGCCCATCGAGGAAGATTGCGCCTGTTACACCTGCAGGCACTACTCGCGGGCCTATCTCAAGCATCTGGACAAGTGCAACGAGATTCTGGGTGCACGGTTGGCAACCATACATAATCTGTTTTTCTATCAGCGCCTGATGCGTGAGCTCAGAGAGGCCATTGCCGGTGGCCGGCTGCGTGGCTACGCCGAGGATTTCTATGCGCGATTGGCACTCGGCGTCGATTGA
- the secF gene encoding protein translocase subunit SecF, whose product MWLFKKDPNFDFMGKRKLALAVSIVLLSVAVAALLIRGLNLGIEFTGGTVVEVGYPEPANLSEVRVALESAGFEGAVVQHFGSAREVMVRLPTAEDAAELSNQVLRALQAEESSAELRRVEFIGPQIGEELAQDGILAMLYALGGILIYVWIRFEQRFAAGSVAALIHDITLVMGVVALFQISFDLSVLAALLAVVGYSLNDTIVVFDRIRENFIKMRKGTTEEVMNTSINQTLSRTIITSFTTLLVVVVLYLFGGEMIAGFAFTLMIGVLVGTYSSIFVASGSALALGVSKYDLQPPEKEGAEVDQSQV is encoded by the coding sequence ATGTGGTTGTTCAAGAAGGACCCAAACTTCGATTTCATGGGCAAGCGCAAGCTCGCGTTGGCGGTGTCCATCGTGCTGCTCTCGGTGGCTGTGGCGGCACTGCTGATCCGTGGCCTGAATCTGGGGATCGAGTTCACCGGCGGCACTGTCGTCGAGGTGGGTTATCCGGAGCCGGCCAATCTCAGCGAGGTTCGGGTTGCCCTGGAGTCGGCCGGGTTCGAGGGTGCCGTGGTCCAGCACTTTGGTTCGGCCCGCGAAGTCATGGTGCGTTTGCCCACCGCCGAGGACGCCGCAGAACTGAGTAACCAGGTCTTGCGGGCCTTGCAGGCCGAGGAGTCCTCCGCGGAGTTGCGCCGCGTGGAATTCATCGGGCCCCAAATCGGGGAAGAACTGGCCCAGGACGGCATTCTGGCGATGCTCTACGCGTTGGGCGGCATACTCATTTACGTCTGGATCCGGTTTGAACAGCGGTTTGCCGCAGGTTCGGTGGCGGCGCTGATCCATGACATCACACTGGTCATGGGTGTGGTTGCACTGTTCCAGATCAGTTTTGATCTGAGTGTCTTGGCCGCATTGCTTGCGGTGGTGGGCTATTCGCTGAACGATACCATCGTCGTGTTCGATCGCATCCGGGAGAACTTCATCAAGATGCGCAAGGGCACCACCGAGGAGGTGATGAATACCTCCATCAACCAGACCTTGTCCCGCACGATCATCACTTCATTCACCACCTTGCTGGTGGTGGTTGTGCTCTATCTATTCGGCGGCGAGATGATCGCCGGCTTTGCCTTCACCCTGATGATCGGCGTGCTGGTGGGAACCTACTCTTCCATATTCGTTGCCAGTGGCTCGGCACTAGCCCTGGGTGTCAGCAAGTACGACTTGCAGCCCCCGGAGAAGGAAGGGGCCGAGGTCGATCAGAGTCAAGTGTGA
- the yajC gene encoding preprotein translocase subunit YajC, translating into MDFFISPAMAQSGDGGGSMIGLLFPILLIVIFYFLLIRPQTKRAKEHRNMVASLDKGDEIITQGGLLGRIKDVGDTFLTLELADGVQVRVHKEFTAKVMPKGTMKGKDVPAEEAKKA; encoded by the coding sequence ATGGATTTCTTTATTTCTCCGGCAATGGCCCAGTCCGGCGACGGCGGCGGCAGCATGATTGGCCTGCTGTTCCCGATCCTTCTCATCGTGATCTTCTACTTTTTGTTGATCCGGCCGCAAACCAAGCGCGCCAAGGAACACCGCAACATGGTGGCCAGCCTGGACAAGGGCGACGAGATCATCACTCAGGGTGGCCTGCTCGGGCGCATCAAGGATGTCGGCGATACCTTCCTCACCCTCGAACTCGCCGATGGCGTGCAGGTTCGGGTCCACAAGGAATTCACGGCCAAGGTCATGCCCAAAGGCACCATGAAGGGTAAGGACGTGCCGGCGGAAGAAGCGAAAAAAGCCTGA
- a CDS encoding porin family protein: MGSLHRHLKHTAMATGLLAVSLAGPAQAQSQGNLYLGVDLHGWSFSPDRGSNWRDFGVRGKFGGRIAENFAIEAHAATGGSDRSNGATLELDYLMGLFVRGDIPITRYTSLYGLVGFSELKYTLANDSDRDSSVSFGFGGDFQVSNNTSLNIDWIRYINETDYDYSALSLGARWRF; encoded by the coding sequence ATGGGCAGTCTGCATCGTCACCTGAAGCACACCGCAATGGCCACCGGCCTTCTGGCTGTCAGCCTGGCCGGCCCGGCCCAGGCGCAATCCCAGGGGAATCTTTACCTGGGCGTTGACCTGCACGGCTGGAGTTTTTCACCGGATCGGGGAAGCAACTGGCGGGATTTCGGCGTTCGGGGCAAGTTCGGCGGCCGCATTGCAGAGAATTTCGCGATAGAGGCGCATGCGGCGACGGGGGGTTCGGACCGCTCCAACGGCGCGACGCTGGAACTCGACTATCTGATGGGCCTCTTCGTACGCGGTGACATCCCCATCACTCGCTATACGTCACTCTACGGCCTGGTCGGATTCAGCGAACTGAAGTACACGCTGGCGAACGATTCCGACCGTGACTCCAGCGTGTCATTCGGCTTTGGCGGTGATTTCCAGGTCAGCAACAACACATCCCTGAATATCGACTGGATTCGTTATATCAACGAAACCGACTATGACTACTCCGCCCTCAGCCTGGGTGCCCGCTGGCGCTTCTGA
- a CDS encoding peptidase C39 family protein yields the protein MIRPAALDDLSGLLELESRTFVTDRLSRRSFRHLLTRAHGVTLVAMDGARLLGYVVVLFRRGVSLARLYSIAVDPDARGRGIGQALVQAAEEAAIEEGCAEMRLEIRRDNPASIALFEGHGYRYFGAYSAYYEDAMDAVRYHRFLLPATAPDLVRVPYYRQTLDFTCGPATLMMAMHAHDAAMELDRMLELRLWRESTTIFMTSGHGGCGPHGLALAARHRGFPVRVYTPQAGPMFLDSVRSEEKRDVMRLVQEDFIRELGDGGVPIVPRAATVAELEREIGLGGIPLVLISSYRLYREKVPHWVVVSGVDERYVYIMDPFVEDDLGRSETDSINLPIGREEFERMSRYGRSAERAVVIVYPLESKARDGATADRR from the coding sequence ATGATTCGCCCCGCTGCCCTTGATGACCTGTCGGGTCTGCTCGAACTCGAATCCCGAACGTTTGTCACCGACCGACTCAGCCGTCGGAGCTTCCGGCACCTGCTGACGCGTGCCCATGGTGTCACCCTGGTGGCGATGGACGGTGCGCGGCTACTCGGCTATGTGGTCGTGCTGTTCCGCCGCGGTGTTTCCCTGGCGAGACTGTATTCCATCGCCGTCGATCCCGACGCCAGGGGGCGGGGCATCGGTCAGGCGCTGGTGCAGGCCGCAGAGGAGGCCGCCATCGAAGAAGGTTGCGCCGAGATGCGTCTTGAAATCCGCCGCGATAACCCGGCTTCCATCGCATTGTTCGAGGGGCATGGCTACCGTTATTTCGGCGCCTATTCGGCGTATTACGAGGATGCCATGGACGCCGTTCGCTACCATCGCTTCCTCCTCCCCGCCACCGCCCCCGACCTGGTTCGCGTGCCTTACTATCGGCAGACCCTGGATTTCACCTGTGGCCCCGCGACCCTGATGATGGCGATGCATGCGCATGACGCCGCCATGGAACTCGACCGCATGCTCGAACTACGGCTCTGGCGTGAGTCCACCACCATTTTCATGACCTCCGGTCATGGCGGCTGTGGCCCCCATGGTCTTGCGTTGGCGGCCCGCCACCGCGGCTTCCCCGTTCGTGTTTACACGCCACAAGCCGGGCCCATGTTTCTCGATTCGGTACGCAGTGAGGAAAAGCGGGACGTGATGCGGCTGGTCCAGGAGGACTTCATCCGGGAACTTGGCGATGGCGGCGTGCCGATCGTGCCGCGGGCGGCCACGGTTGCTGAACTGGAGCGGGAGATCGGTCTGGGCGGTATTCCGCTGGTGCTGATCAGTTCCTATCGTTTGTACCGCGAGAAGGTGCCCCACTGGGTGGTGGTTTCGGGCGTCGATGAACGGTACGTTTACATCATGGATCCCTTCGTGGAAGACGACCTGGGCCGCAGTGAGACAGATAGCATCAACCTGCCAATCGGTCGCGAGGAATTCGAACGCATGTCCCGCTACGGTCGCTCCGCGGAGCGTGCCGTGGTGATCGTCTACCCGTTGGAGTCAAAGGCCCGAGATGGCGCAACTGCTGATCGTCGTTGA
- a CDS encoding TetR/AcrR family transcriptional regulator: protein MDNQTMSRRDQLLETATELFYRNGCHTTGIDRVLAEAGVAKMTLYKHFKSKENLVLAAADRINQRLREEFEAAVEREGLTARERLLRIFEFMEEWGRREDFCGCPSINLAVQYPEADHPVHCAAADHKRARIASITELARQAGAPRPESLGEQLVLLIEGATVMVQVTGDRSLIRRAGEAARTLIEAQLGVEP, encoded by the coding sequence ATGGACAATCAGACCATGAGCCGCCGTGATCAACTGCTCGAAACGGCGACCGAACTGTTCTACCGCAATGGCTGCCATACCACCGGCATTGACCGGGTGCTGGCAGAGGCTGGCGTCGCCAAGATGACGCTCTACAAGCACTTCAAGTCGAAAGAGAATCTCGTCCTCGCTGCAGCAGACCGCATCAATCAGCGGCTGCGCGAGGAGTTCGAAGCCGCGGTGGAGCGGGAAGGGCTGACGGCCCGGGAGCGCCTCCTGCGAATCTTCGAATTCATGGAAGAGTGGGGGCGACGCGAGGACTTCTGTGGTTGTCCCTCCATCAACCTGGCGGTGCAGTACCCGGAGGCTGACCACCCGGTTCATTGCGCCGCTGCCGATCACAAGCGCGCCCGCATTGCCTCCATCACGGAACTGGCCCGACAGGCAGGGGCACCCCGGCCGGAGTCCCTGGGCGAGCAACTGGTGCTTTTGATCGAGGGGGCGACGGTGATGGTGCAAGTGACAGGTGACCGGTCCCTGATCCGTCGTGCGGGGGAGGCTGCACGCACCCTCATCGAAGCGCAGCTCGGCGTTGAGCCTTAA
- the secD gene encoding protein translocase subunit SecD, giving the protein MNRYPLWKFAVLIVAIVLGTLYALPNLFGEDPAVQVTIERAEDTPDNVQQRALALLEESGVAVVTSQIEGDSVLFRLESDDDQLSAADTLRGEFGTGYTVALNLAPATPAWLTALHAQPMYLGLDLRGGVHFLMQVDMDEAVTQHMDGLATDFRNQLRQERIRFSSIEQDADDRQVVIRFRNAPEREQALGIFRENVRTIEPAMRPSFSQEERDGDFWLIAEVSDDAVSDIRSTALQQNMATLRNRVNQLGVAEPVIQRQGSDRIVVQLPGVQDTARAKAIIGATATLEFRMVHEDNDTWQGSGGSVPSDALRYETRDGQPIILERDVMLTGDTIRRAQSGLDSETNRPQVNITLRSDAGNRFNEATRQNVGRPMATVFIETRNEPQEVNGEIENVRVRTEEVINVANILEPLHTQFRITGLSSTSEARDLSLLLSAGSLRAPMDIIEERTVGPSLGQENIDQGLMAVTLGFLLVVAFMAFYYKVFGLIANMALFLNLVFIVAVLSLLQATLTLPGIAGIVLTVGMAVDANVLIFQRIREELFAGMKPREAIHAGYAKALSTIADANITTLLAALVLFIFGTGPIRGFAVTLSIGIASSMFTAIVGTRAVVYLLYERKSRLKHLPI; this is encoded by the coding sequence ATGAACCGGTACCCCCTCTGGAAGTTCGCGGTGCTGATCGTGGCCATCGTGTTGGGCACGTTGTACGCACTGCCCAACCTGTTCGGCGAGGATCCCGCCGTCCAGGTCACCATCGAGCGCGCGGAGGATACGCCGGATAACGTTCAGCAACGGGCGTTGGCGCTGCTTGAGGAATCGGGGGTCGCGGTCGTCACCTCGCAGATCGAGGGCGACAGCGTGCTGTTTCGTCTGGAGAGCGATGACGACCAGCTCTCTGCCGCAGACACCCTGCGGGGTGAATTCGGCACTGGCTATACGGTGGCGCTCAATCTTGCACCGGCGACTCCGGCCTGGTTGACGGCGCTGCATGCACAGCCCATGTATCTGGGACTCGATTTGCGCGGTGGCGTGCACTTCCTGATGCAGGTCGACATGGATGAAGCGGTCACCCAGCATATGGATGGCCTCGCCACTGACTTCCGCAATCAGCTCCGTCAGGAGCGCATTCGCTTCAGCAGTATCGAACAGGATGCCGATGACCGTCAGGTCGTGATTCGCTTCCGCAACGCGCCGGAGCGCGAGCAGGCGCTGGGCATCTTCCGGGAGAATGTGCGTACCATCGAGCCGGCCATGCGGCCGAGTTTTTCCCAGGAAGAGCGCGATGGTGACTTCTGGTTGATTGCCGAGGTCTCGGATGACGCAGTCAGCGATATTCGCAGCACTGCGCTGCAGCAGAACATGGCGACCCTGCGTAACCGGGTAAACCAGTTGGGTGTCGCCGAACCGGTGATCCAGCGGCAGGGTTCCGATCGAATCGTCGTGCAGTTGCCGGGTGTTCAGGATACGGCCCGTGCCAAGGCCATCATCGGCGCTACTGCCACCCTCGAGTTCCGCATGGTGCACGAGGATAACGACACCTGGCAGGGGTCCGGGGGGAGCGTCCCGTCCGACGCCCTGCGCTACGAAACGCGTGATGGTCAGCCGATCATCCTCGAGCGTGACGTCATGCTCACCGGGGATACCATCCGCCGCGCCCAGAGCGGCCTGGATTCGGAAACCAATCGCCCGCAGGTGAACATCACGCTGCGCAGTGATGCGGGTAACCGCTTCAACGAGGCCACCCGGCAGAACGTTGGCCGCCCCATGGCCACGGTCTTCATCGAGACGCGTAACGAGCCGCAGGAAGTCAATGGTGAGATCGAGAACGTGCGGGTGCGTACCGAGGAGGTGATCAACGTCGCCAACATCCTCGAACCGCTGCATACGCAGTTCCGTATTACCGGGTTGTCCAGTACCTCCGAGGCCCGGGATCTCTCGCTGCTGCTGAGTGCCGGCTCCCTGCGTGCGCCGATGGATATCATCGAAGAGCGCACCGTCGGCCCAAGCCTTGGGCAGGAGAATATCGATCAGGGCTTGATGGCCGTCACCCTGGGCTTCCTGCTGGTGGTTGCCTTCATGGCGTTCTACTACAAGGTGTTCGGGCTCATCGCGAACATGGCTCTGTTCCTGAACCTGGTCTTTATCGTGGCGGTACTGTCGCTGCTACAGGCGACACTGACGCTGCCCGGCATCGCCGGTATTGTTTTGACAGTGGGTATGGCGGTTGACGCCAACGTGCTGATATTCCAGCGCATTCGTGAAGAACTGTTTGCAGGAATGAAGCCGCGTGAGGCAATACACGCCGGCTATGCCAAGGCCCTGTCGACCATCGCCGACGCCAACATCACCACCTTGCTGGCGGCACTGGTATTGTTCATCTTCGGCACCGGCCCCATTCGTGGTTTCGCGGTGACGCTGTCCATTGGTATTGCCAGTTCGATGTTCACCGCGATAGTCGGCACGCGTGCGGTGGTCTATCTGCTCTATGAGCGCAAGAGCCGCCTCAAGCACTTGCCCATCTGA
- a CDS encoding RimK family protein, protein MAQLLIVVENEKDWKPYYPSERLVSAKDYLFGEHRDGPAGTRVINLCRSYRYLSVGYYCSLLAEARGHKVIPTVRTINDLSKRAIYSLETEDLDALLQRELGRAGAKSEASLTLDIYFGRTSHAALADFARQIFETFTAPLLRVELRHQGKWRISGIKAGSLHRLEDNQEDAFANALDAFSSQVWRKARARKRYRYDLAVLVDPEEKLPPSNRKALKSFEKAGRDLGIDVELIGRAQYAELAEYDALFIRETTAISNHTYRFAKKAESEGLVVMDDPSSILRCTNKVYLADLLRTNDLATPQTRILHVDQRRMLDTLGEELGLPLVLKIPDGSFSRGVIKVEEAGKLRGAAEELFRRSDLILAQEYLYTDYDWRIGVLNNKAIYACQYFMSKGHWQIFEHQAGGRVKEGDARAFPTTEVPRSVIRLATRAASLIGDGLYGVDIKQSGDRAVVIEVNDNPNLDAGVEDGYLGDDLYRIVMEEFLRRMELRRH, encoded by the coding sequence ATGGCGCAACTGCTGATCGTCGTTGAGAACGAAAAGGACTGGAAACCCTATTATCCGAGCGAGCGCCTCGTGTCCGCCAAGGATTACCTGTTCGGCGAGCACCGTGATGGGCCGGCGGGCACGCGGGTGATCAATCTCTGCCGCAGCTATCGCTACCTGAGTGTCGGTTACTATTGCTCCCTGCTGGCCGAGGCCCGTGGCCACAAGGTCATTCCCACGGTTCGCACCATCAATGATCTCAGCAAGCGGGCCATCTACAGCCTTGAAACCGAAGACCTGGACGCCTTGTTGCAGCGCGAACTCGGCCGTGCCGGGGCCAAGAGCGAGGCGTCGCTGACCCTGGATATCTATTTTGGCCGCACCAGTCACGCCGCCCTGGCCGACTTCGCCCGACAGATCTTCGAGACGTTCACCGCGCCGCTGTTGCGTGTGGAACTGCGACATCAGGGCAAATGGCGGATCAGCGGCATCAAGGCGGGGTCTCTGCATCGGCTTGAGGACAATCAGGAGGACGCCTTTGCCAATGCGCTGGATGCCTTCAGCAGCCAGGTCTGGCGCAAGGCCAGGGCGCGGAAACGCTATCGCTACGATCTCGCCGTGCTGGTCGACCCGGAGGAAAAGCTGCCGCCATCCAATCGCAAGGCGCTGAAATCATTCGAGAAGGCTGGACGTGATCTGGGTATCGATGTGGAGCTGATCGGCCGTGCCCAGTACGCCGAACTTGCCGAGTACGACGCGCTATTCATTCGTGAGACAACGGCCATATCGAACCACACCTACCGTTTTGCCAAGAAAGCCGAGTCGGAAGGTCTGGTGGTCATGGATGACCCCAGCTCCATCCTCCGTTGCACGAACAAGGTGTATCTGGCGGATCTTCTGAGAACCAACGATCTTGCGACACCGCAAACGCGCATCCTGCATGTGGATCAGCGGCGGATGCTCGACACACTGGGTGAGGAACTCGGCCTGCCGCTGGTGCTCAAGATCCCCGACGGCTCCTTTTCCCGTGGCGTCATCAAGGTCGAGGAGGCGGGCAAGTTGCGCGGCGCCGCCGAGGAGCTCTTCCGGCGCTCAGATCTCATCCTGGCCCAGGAGTATCTGTACACCGACTACGACTGGCGTATCGGTGTGTTGAACAACAAGGCCATCTACGCCTGTCAGTACTTCATGTCCAAGGGGCACTGGCAGATCTTCGAGCATCAGGCCGGTGGACGTGTGAAAGAGGGCGATGCCCGTGCCTTCCCGACAACCGAGGTGCCGCGTAGCGTGATCCGACTGGCCACTCGGGCAGCCTCATTGATCGGTGACGGGCTCTATGGGGTGGATATCAAGCAATCCGGCGACCGAGCTGTGGTGATCGAGGTCAATGACAACCCGAACCTCGACGCAGGCGTGGAAGACGGCTATCTGGGCGACGATCTTTATCGCATCGTGATGGAAGAATTCCTTCGGCGTATGGAGCTACGCCGTCATTGA
- a CDS encoding L,D-transpeptidase family protein, with amino-acid sequence MTSKNRVLRRIWPGNRLLALASGLALLVLPVADSFAAEDLDERLRHRIEVAALHDQDVPIGNGTLPGQEAVKGFYERRFFQPAWVREDGSVPHGRALLDAIRDGRAHGMEPDDYPLAALEGMLEDAESGDATTLMLLDLELLLTGTYLLYGSHSLSGRLNPDDIDPDWRIRRRVGDLMASLESAVASGEIADNLQALLPQSDRYQGLRNALAHYRAIDEAGGFIEVDAGPTLRPGDRAERVAALRGRLQQSNDLPGDLEPPDDPTLYDERLAQGVRAFQRRHGLDVDAVVGPRTREALNVSAEDRVRQMLVNMERWRWLPEDLGERYILVNIAGFSMEVVREGEVVTTQRVIVGRDYRQTPVFAGRMTYLVLNPSWEVPNSIATRDILPQVRNDPAYLERMGFQVLQGWGAAQREIDAQSVDWQTVSARGFPYRFRQRPGPLNALGQVKFMFPNQYAVYLHDTPARDLFDRTERAFSSGCIRVERPMELTRLVLDDARWDNAAISRVLDERRERTVTLARPWSVYLQYMTAWVDEDGVVNLRRDLYDRDTRVANALESAPPQFAAAD; translated from the coding sequence TTGACGAGCAAGAATCGCGTGTTGCGTAGGATATGGCCGGGCAACCGTCTGTTGGCCCTGGCCTCGGGCCTTGCCCTGTTGGTTCTGCCGGTCGCCGACTCGTTTGCCGCCGAAGATCTTGACGAGCGTCTGCGCCATCGCATCGAGGTGGCGGCGCTCCACGATCAGGACGTGCCCATTGGTAATGGCACTTTGCCCGGTCAGGAAGCGGTCAAGGGCTTCTATGAGCGGCGCTTTTTCCAACCCGCCTGGGTCCGCGAGGATGGCAGCGTACCCCATGGGCGGGCACTGCTGGACGCCATTCGTGACGGCCGCGCCCACGGAATGGAGCCCGACGATTATCCGCTGGCCGCTCTTGAGGGCATGCTCGAAGATGCGGAGTCCGGCGACGCGACAACGCTGATGCTGCTTGATCTGGAGCTGCTACTCACGGGCACGTACCTGCTGTATGGCTCCCACAGCCTTTCCGGCCGCCTCAATCCGGATGATATCGACCCGGACTGGCGTATACGGCGGCGCGTGGGTGATCTCATGGCCTCGCTGGAATCCGCCGTGGCAAGCGGCGAAATCGCCGACAACCTGCAGGCGCTGTTGCCGCAAAGTGATCGTTATCAGGGACTGCGGAATGCCCTTGCCCACTATCGGGCTATTGATGAGGCTGGCGGCTTCATCGAGGTTGACGCGGGGCCGACGCTGCGCCCCGGTGATCGCGCCGAGCGGGTGGCGGCACTGCGTGGGCGACTGCAGCAGAGCAATGATCTCCCCGGCGATCTGGAGCCGCCGGACGATCCCACACTCTACGACGAGCGACTGGCGCAGGGCGTGCGCGCCTTCCAGCGTCGACATGGCCTCGATGTGGACGCCGTGGTCGGTCCTCGCACCCGGGAGGCCCTCAATGTGTCGGCTGAAGACCGCGTGCGGCAGATGCTGGTGAACATGGAGCGCTGGCGCTGGCTGCCCGAGGACCTGGGGGAGCGCTACATCCTGGTCAATATCGCGGGTTTCTCCATGGAGGTTGTGCGAGAAGGGGAAGTCGTCACCACCCAGCGCGTGATCGTCGGGCGGGACTACCGCCAGACCCCGGTGTTTGCGGGTCGGATGACCTATCTGGTGCTCAACCCGTCCTGGGAGGTCCCGAACAGCATTGCCACCCGGGATATCCTTCCCCAGGTGCGAAATGATCCCGCCTATCTCGAGCGCATGGGTTTTCAGGTGCTCCAGGGCTGGGGTGCCGCCCAGCGGGAAATAGATGCGCAAAGCGTGGACTGGCAGACAGTCTCGGCCCGCGGATTCCCGTATCGTTTCCGACAGAGGCCAGGGCCACTGAACGCGCTTGGACAGGTCAAGTTCATGTTCCCCAATCAGTACGCGGTCTACCTGCATGATACGCCGGCAAGGGATCTGTTCGATCGCACCGAACGGGCCTTCAGTTCCGGCTGTATCCGGGTGGAACGGCCGATGGAACTGACACGCCTGGTGCTGGATGACGCCCGTTGGGACAACGCTGCCATCAGTCGGGTGCTGGATGAGCGCCGCGAGCGCACGGTCACGCTGGCGCGGCCCTGGTCTGTCTACTTGCAGTACATGACGGCCTGGGTAGATGAAGATGGCGTCGTCAACTTGCGTCGCGACTTGTATGATCGCGACACGCGGGTTGCCAACGCTCTGGAGTCGGCGCCACCACAGTTCGCCGCCGCAGACTGA
- a CDS encoding RNA recognition motif domain-containing protein codes for MVKTIYVGNLPYTSTDDDLRALFGEYGEVKAVKLITDRDTGRPRGFGFVEMEPAEADAAVAALNGQDYGGRTLRINEARARHGGPRMRRTG; via the coding sequence GTGGTCAAGACGATTTACGTTGGCAACCTGCCTTATACGTCCACGGACGACGATCTACGCGCGCTCTTCGGAGAATACGGCGAGGTCAAGGCCGTCAAGCTGATTACCGATCGGGACACGGGGCGCCCCCGCGGCTTCGGTTTCGTCGAAATGGAGCCGGCTGAGGCAGATGCCGCAGTTGCCGCGCTGAACGGCCAGGATTACGGCGGCAGAACGCTGCGTATCAACGAGGCGCGGGCCCGGCACGGAGGGCCGCGAATGCGAAGAACGGGCTGA